The window CAGCACATGGACGCCGGAAATCGACAGCCCGTCGGCCACCCACCGCTTGAGGCGCGAATTCATCCCAGCACCTCAAAACCGGTCTTCTTCAACCGCATCTGCACAAAGGTGAAGACGAAGATCAGTCCGAACAGCGTGTAGCTGATGGCCGAGGCGTACCCCAGGTTGAAGAACCGGAACCCGTGGTTGTACATGTAAAGCACGATCGACATGGTGGAATCCAGGGGCCCGCCCTTGGTCATCACGTAGGGTTCGGCGAAGAACTGCAGATAGCCGATGGTGGTCATGATGAGGACGAAAAGCAGGGTCGGCGCGAGGCCCGGGATGGTGATGTAACGGAAGCTCTGCCACCCGCTCGCCCCGTCGATGCGGGCGGCCTCGTACTGGCTTTCGGGAATGGTCTGCAAGCCCGCCAAAAAGATCACCATGTTGTAGCCGAAATTTTTCCAGACGGCCATGAGGATCAAGGACGGCAGAGAGGTGTGCGGGTCGGCGATCCAGGAGAGCTTAGCGAGGCCCAGGGACGACAGCACCCAGTTCAAAAACCCGTATTCAAAATTGTACATCCAGCGCCAGACCACGGCGACCGCCACGATGGTCGTGACCTGGGGCGAGAAGAGCGCGATGCGGTAAAACCGTTTCCCCCGGATGAATTTTTGGTTCAGGGCCACCGCCGCCAGGAGCGACACGCCGATGGTGAGCGGCACGCCCACGCCGGTGAAGTACAACGTGTTCCACAGGGCCCGCCAAAACACCGGGTCCTGGACGATGCGGGCGTAATTTTGGATGCCGATGAACTGGATTTTGCGCCACTCGTTGATGCTGAAAATGTTGAGGTCCGTCAGGCTCATGAGGAAGGACACGGCGATGGGCACGAAAAGGAAAGTCACCAAAAGAATCAGGGCCGGGACGGTGAAAAGATACCCCACGATGTCGCGCTGGAAGAATTCGCTCCAACGGAAGGGCGGCTCCTCCCCGCCGTTCAACCGGTGCAAGCGCAACTTCAGGAACCAGCGCAACCACAGTCCCGCCGCCGCCAGCAGCGCGGCCGCGCCGAACCACCACCAAAAAGTGCGCCAGGTTCCCGGCTTCCAGTGGGAGTCCGTCTGCAGCTTGAGGATGCGGGCCTGGAGGTCGGCGAGGGAGGCTTCGACGTCCTTGGGACCCATCCTCGGGTCCAACACGATTTTTTCCATGGCGTCGTCGATGGCGTTGGCGACCTGCTCCCACTCGGGGATCGTCGGGGGGCTGGCGGTGTCGAACATCTGCTGGCCGAACACCTGGATGAGCGGCTTGTCGGCGAAATAGGGGTCTTTCCAGGCTTTCGTCGCGGAAGGCAGGTCGGTCGTGATCTTCATCCATTCGACCTGGTTGGTCGGCTCGCTCATAAATTCCAGGAATTTCCAGGCCAGGTCTTTCTTTTTGGAATCTTTGAAGATCACCAAATTGCTGCCGCCGACGAACGATGTCCGGTTCTTTTTGCCGGGCAACACCGCCACGCCCCATCGCCCCGTCATCTCGGGCAGTTCTTTGCGCGTCAGCTCCACCATCCAGGGACCCGAGATGAACATGGGAAGGTAGCCGGTCTTGAAGGCGTGGAACAGGTTCATGTCCGCCGCCTCTTTGGTCGGGCTCAAGCCTTCGCGGAAGAAACCGACGTAATGGTCCACGGCTTCGGCGAATTCGGGGGCGGCGGGCTTCAGGGGGTCGCCGCCGTTCTGCCAGACGGCCAACAGCAATTCGTTCCAGCTCCGCGCGCCGAGGGCGATGCCGTAGGCTTTTTTGCCGTCCGCGGTGCGGCGCTCGGCCAGGCGGCGCGCCGCGGTCTTAAGCTCTTCCCAGTCCTTGGGCGGGTTGGGGAACCCCACCTGGGCCAGCAAATCTTTTCGGTAAAACAACACGCGGGTGTCCACGTACCAGGGCAGGCCGTAGAGGGTGCCGTTCACGACGCAGGTCTGGAGCGCCCCGGGGAAGAACGCGTCGCGCCGGGCGAAGACCGACCCGTCCGCCTGGGCGCCCACGGGTTCCAGGGCCCCCATGGCGGCGAATTCGGCCATCCAGGTGGTGCCCAGTTGGCTGACGTCGGGGGGGATTCCCCCGACCACGGAGGTCAACAGTTTGGCGTGGGCCGCCTCCCAAGGCACGGCCTGGGTTTCGATCCGGACACCCGGGTTTAAGGCCTCGAAGCGCCGGGCCATTTGGGCGATCTTCTTGCCCTCCTCGCCCATGGCCCAGACGACGAGCGGCCCCTCCGCCGCGGCGCGGCCGGCCCAAAGGGCCAGGGTCAGCGCGGCGAGCGAAAGGGCGCGGCGGCGCATTTTAGAAGGTGACTTCGAAGGAGACCCGGGTGAAGTTGTCGTCGTAGGGGAACCCCTGGGGCTCCCCGGCGGGGTTGTCGTAGCGGGTGATCTTGTGGTCCGCGAACAATTTGGCGTTGTTGGCGATGTAGTATTCCAGGCGGGCCTGGAGGCTGTCGAGGGTGAAATTGTTGTTGGAGGCGGGGTGCCAGATGCGTTCCTGGCGGGGCTTCACCCAACCCGCGACCCGCGACGACATTTGGGCGCGGACGTAGATTTCCGTGCCGATGATCTTGTCGTTTTTGTCGGTGGTGAAGATCGATCGGTCGCTCGTGAACTTGTAAATTTCGCGGCGGACGTCCTGGGTGACGGAGACGTCCATCCCCCGGTATCCGTAATACCCCACGCCCCATTTGGCTTTGTTCCGGTAATAATCGGAGTTGGAATGGCGCTTCATCCGGTCGATTTCCCCGGACACAACCCACCCCCCGCGGCGCTGGATAACGATGACGTTGTGGCCGAACTGATCGGAATCCGTGTCGTCGTAAAATTCGGGGGTTTGACGGTAATGGGGCTTGTAGCCGGTGCCGATGTCGCGCCAGCTGTAAGAGAGGCTCAGGCCCCGCCAGGGCCAGCCGTCGGTTTCGGCCTTGAGCCGCACCAAAGGACCGCCGGTTTTGATCACGGGGTCCAAGGGGGCGGTGAAGATGGGGTTGAAGGGATCGGTGTAGTCGGCCGTGGCGGATTGGCGGTAGTCGTTGTAGCCGTACAGGCCCTCCAGGCGCAGGCGGTGGTCCCACAGGCGGCCCGTGGCGTTCACGGTGTACACGGCGTCCTGGGCCACACGCTCCAGGCTCAGGACGCCGCTGTCCTCGGGCGGCTCCAGTTGTCCGCCGTTGACTTGGCTGGCCGCGGCGTTTTTGGCGTTGTGCTCCCAATACACCACCTGCCCCTTGAATTGCCAGTCCGGCAGGAAGTACACGACCCGTCCGCCGCCCGTGAACCCGTTGAGGGAATGCTTCAAGACAAACGCGTGGTAGTTGAACCGCTCCCAGTCTCCTTCCCCGGAGAGGCCTTTGAACCCGAAGACCGGCGCGAACACGTCCACGCCGTAATCGATGAATTGATTCCCGAGGGTCATAAGAGTGATTTGGGGATGCACGTTGGTGACGAACACCTGGTAGCTCGGCATCTCCAGGGCCGCGAAACGGTTGACGGTCGCTTCTTCGGACGTCCCGACGAAAGCCGACGCCTGGCCGAACTCCTGGGACTGGGAACCGATCTCCACCCGGGCGCTGAACTTGCCGAGCTTCCCGGTGGTGATGAGCTTCGCGTAATGGTTCACCTGGGACTTGGTCTCCGGCGAGAAGAAATACTCCGTGAACGCCAACAGGCTGAAGTCGACGTTGCCCGCCGCCAGGCCCTGGGGGCGGACGGCGGGGGCCGCCGCCGCGACCGCGGCGCCCGCGGGCGCCGGCGCGGCCGCCGGGACGACGCCGGGGGCTTTCAACGCCGAACCGGTCACGTAAAGGAGGTCGACCCACACCCGTCCGGCCGAAGTTTTTCCGCCGGCACTCTGGCTGGAGGCGGGGCTGACGATGCCCAGCTCGAAGGATTTGACGCCCGACAGGTCGGGCGGCGTGTCCTTGGGCGGCTGACCGACGATTTTGAACTCCCGCACCGGCATGGGCACCAGGACCCAGCGCGTGCCCGAAAGGGCCTTTTTATCGACGAATTCCCAAATCTCCCCGTCCGACTCGGTGAAACGGAACCGGAAAAAGTTGTCCCCGCCGTCGCCCTTGACCCAGATTTTGATTTCGTCCAACCCCGACCAGTTGAGGGGCTGGTCCGGCTGGCGCAGGGCGCTCACCCAACTGCCCCAGGGCCGGTCGGTCACCAGGCGGTACTGCATTTCCATGGAATAGTCGCCGTCAAACAAGATCCGAGAAGACGCCAGGGTCAATTGGGAAGAATCCCCCGCGAAGGTGCGGTAGGCCTGGTCGGGGTTGGTGCGGTCGAAACCGTCCACCACCAGCTTGTTGCCCAGGGCGGCCTCGGCCCCGGCGCTCTCCGCGGCGCCTTCGAAAGCGATGTTGTCGAGGAAAACCTTTCCGTTCTGTTTGGGGGCGAAGGTGACGCTCAAATTTTCCAGGGTGGCGAGATTCACGCCGTTGAATTCGGTCAACGGGATGTACACCCGCTGCCAGCGTTTCGGCGTGTCGGTGAACTGGGCGATGGACCGGCGGCGTTCCTGCGATTTCATGTCCCGCAGACCGATCTCGAACAACTCGCCGCCTTTTTCCCCTTTCAGGTCAAAAGCCAGATACCGGTAGCCCGACACCCCGCCCCCGCGCAGGGCGACGCCCCAACCCCCGTAGCCCCCGGGTTGGATGTCGTAGCGGATGCCCAGGTGGTTGCCTTTTTTGTTGGCTTCGTCCCGGTAGGCGGGCGACACGGCGAAAACGCTGCCCCGTTCGTCTTTGAACGAAAAGGTGTCCGGGGTGGCCGCGTCGAAATCGGCGACCGTCAAAACGGCCTCGGCGCGCGCCGCGGCCGCGACCGCGGCCAGGCCCAACGCCAGGAAGGAACGGGAGACTGTGTTCATCGCAACACCAACTTTCCAACGCGGTGACGGCGCGTGCCCGTGGTGCCGAAGCTCCAATTCAATTTGCATTCAGGGGTCACGTCCTTGGCGTCCGCGTCATGGAACGCCAACGTGAAACCCAAATCCCGGTTGACGCCCCCGGCCATTTTCAAAAACGACCAGGCCAGGGCGATTTCCACGGCGCGGCGGTCCTTGGACCAGACCACGCGGGTCTCGTCGTTTTTCGGGGCGCGCCGCTGGAACCACGCCCAGCGGCCCGGGTTGCCCGCGGCGGACGTCGGGGCGAAACCCAGTTGATAAACGGCCGGGTCCCCCCACGTGAATTCCGTTCCCCCGGGAACCAGGAACACCTCCAGGCAATCGCCCTTCCAGAGGGCGTCGCCCTCCTCGTTGTTCACGATTTCGTTGTCGGTCAATTGAACGGCCAAATACAGGTTGTCCGCGTCCCAGGCCAGGGCGAAGCGGGCGGCGGCGTCTTTCTTGCCGCTCCGGGCGCCCAACTCCACGCGGGTCGCGTCGGCGATGTCGTGCCAGGCCTTTTTCGGCCAGTCGCGCAGGTCGCCGTCCACCGTCAAAGGGCGGTCCGGTTCGGCGATCGTCATTTCTTCGGCCGGCAAGGACAGGTTTTGCTCTTCGCTTTCGGCGAAGTAAATGTCGTCCAAATGGATCGCCCCGTCCTTACGGTTGGCTTCGGAGGCGAAGACGATCACGAACTCCTTGATGTTGGTCCAGTCCCGGATGCCCCGGAACTCGCGCAGGGGGATGGCGAAGCGGCGCCAACGGTCCGTCAGGCCTTCGACCACATAGCCGGCCGCGGTCTGGCCGTCCTTGATTTCCACTTTAAAGGAGCGGGGGTAGCCGCGTTCGGCGTCGCCCTTGGCCCAGAAGATCAGGTGGGAATGCCGTTCGAGGTTTTGCGGCGGGAAAATTGAATAGTAGCCGTTGAAGGCGGGGTTGGATACCGTCACGGGAAAGGCCACGGAATAATTCGTCGGCCGTTGGGTGTTCTCGCGCTGGCTGCGGATGTCGTACTCCAGCCGCAGCGATTGGCCGGCCAGGCCGAAGAACACCGCCGGGTCGTTTTCGGCGCGGCAATAAATGCTTTTGTCTTCGGGGTCGAACCAGGCGCCCGTGGCGCCGCCCAGGGCGTTCTCTTTTTTGCCGTCGTTGAACTGGTCGATGACCACCGGGGCCGCGAAAGCCACCCCGTAGCCGACAACCAACGCCAACATCAGTCCCCAGCGCTTCATGGGCCGAACCTCACGGTGATCGAAAAGGTTTGGGCGTCGCCCAGGCTGTCTTGGGTGTCCCAGGCGTAGTCGAAATCGATTTTCTTGAAACGCAGGCCGCCACCGAGGGCCGCGCCCCATTCGCCCTGACCCCGGGTCCGGTGCAGGCCGGCGCGGACGGACACCGTGTCCCGCCAGAGGCGCTGGGCGACGCCGAACCTCCAGGCCGCGCCCTCGCCGTAGCGTTTGTCGTATTGGGCCGCCAAATCCGCGCCGCGGGCCAACCGCAGGGCCCCCCCCGCCCGCACGGTGTAGGGAAGGCGGTCGCGGGCGCCGGTTTCCCAATCGATGCGCGGCCGGTTCAAATCCTGCCAAGCCGCGGCCAAGCGCACACGGCCGTCCCAGGGGCGGAACAGGACGCCCAGATCAAACCCCAACCCGGTGCCGGTGTTGTCGTCCGACGTCGCGTTATAATACCGCAGGCCCGTCCCCACCGAAAGGGATTGGCAGCAGATCTTGCGGCCGTAAGCCACGAGGTAAGTGCTTTCGGCGTAGTTCACGAAATCGGCTTCGCCCGTCGTGTCCAGGTGGAGCAGATGGGCGCTGATGACCCCCTTGCCGACCCGGGGGTGGGTGTAGCCGGCCGTCGCGTAGCGCAACAGGCCCAAACCGTAGAGGTCTTCCAGGGACGCCGTGAATTGGGAATCTTCCACCTGGGCCAGGCCCGCCGGGTTCCAGTAGGCGGCGGTGCCGTCTTCGGCGAGGGCCACGTAGGCCCCGCCCA of the Elusimicrobiota bacterium genome contains:
- a CDS encoding extracellular solute-binding protein; its protein translation is MRRRALSLAALTLALWAGRAAAEGPLVVWAMGEEGKKIAQMARRFEALNPGVRIETQAVPWEAAHAKLLTSVVGGIPPDVSQLGTTWMAEFAAMGALEPVGAQADGSVFARRDAFFPGALQTCVVNGTLYGLPWYVDTRVLFYRKDLLAQVGFPNPPKDWEELKTAARRLAERRTADGKKAYGIALGARSWNELLLAVWQNGGDPLKPAAPEFAEAVDHYVGFFREGLSPTKEAADMNLFHAFKTGYLPMFISGPWMVELTRKELPEMTGRWGVAVLPGKKNRTSFVGGSNLVIFKDSKKKDLAWKFLEFMSEPTNQVEWMKITTDLPSATKAWKDPYFADKPLIQVFGQQMFDTASPPTIPEWEQVANAIDDAMEKIVLDPRMGPKDVEASLADLQARILKLQTDSHWKPGTWRTFWWWFGAAALLAAAGLWLRWFLKLRLHRLNGGEEPPFRWSEFFQRDIVGYLFTVPALILLVTFLFVPIAVSFLMSLTDLNIFSINEWRKIQFIGIQNYARIVQDPVFWRALWNTLYFTGVGVPLTIGVSLLAAVALNQKFIRGKRFYRIALFSPQVTTIVAVAVVWRWMYNFEYGFLNWVLSSLGLAKLSWIADPHTSLPSLILMAVWKNFGYNMVIFLAGLQTIPESQYEAARIDGASGWQSFRYITIPGLAPTLLFVLIMTTIGYLQFFAEPYVMTKGGPLDSTMSIVLYMYNHGFRFFNLGYASAISYTLFGLIFVFTFVQMRLKKTGFEVLG